The proteins below are encoded in one region of Nitrospinota bacterium:
- a CDS encoding nucleotide exchange factor GrpE, whose protein sequence is MNKEIKDSEQMDFGGAESFGDDDSGTVSQVSGGMPRPGGTVKLERKELPRKKEDEISELRQVIANLTEELKKRETELVAAEDKSLRAVAEADNFKKRIAREKEDFQRHAPAPIVEALIPAIDNMEKALQAAAGGGDMNALAQGLELIHRQIMETLKNHGLARVETLGKPMDPNTTEAIQMVDSTEADDGVVLTEFIPGYMFRDRVIRTAKVAVANNPAQAAAASGETGDPDIGAMD, encoded by the coding sequence GTGAACAAAGAGATTAAAGATTCTGAGCAGATGGACTTTGGCGGCGCCGAATCTTTCGGCGATGATGACAGCGGAACTGTCTCCCAGGTGTCCGGCGGGATGCCCCGGCCCGGCGGCACGGTGAAGCTTGAGCGCAAGGAGCTCCCCCGGAAAAAGGAAGATGAAATTTCGGAGCTCCGGCAGGTGATCGCCAACCTTACGGAGGAACTGAAAAAAAGGGAGACCGAGCTTGTGGCGGCGGAAGACAAGTCTTTGCGAGCCGTGGCGGAGGCGGACAACTTCAAGAAACGGATCGCCCGCGAGAAGGAGGATTTCCAGCGCCACGCCCCCGCCCCGATTGTGGAGGCGCTCATTCCCGCCATAGACAACATGGAAAAAGCGCTCCAGGCGGCGGCCGGCGGCGGGGACATGAACGCATTGGCCCAGGGGCTGGAGCTTATCCACCGGCAGATAATGGAGACGCTAAAGAACCACGGCCTTGCCAGGGTGGAAACGCTCGGCAAGCCGATGGACCCGAACACGACGGAGGCCATCCAGATGGTGGACTCCACCGAAGCGGACGACGGGGTGGTGCTCACGGAGTTCATCCCGGGATATATGTTCAGGGACAGGGTGATACGCACGGCCAAAGTGGCCGTGGCCAACAATCCGGCCCAGGCGGCGGCCGCAAGCGGCGAGACCGGCGATCCGGACATAGGGGCAATGGACTGA